Within the Oscillatoria sp. FACHB-1407 genome, the region TCCAGCTTCGGCACTGATGGTTAGTTCACTGGTTACACATTCAGCGATCGCCAGCGATCTCAGTCGTGGCTGTGCATCGCTTGGCGGTACTTATCATGCTCTAGCAGAAGGGCAATCGATTTGCCTGTATAAAACGCCCAATCACAATGGCTCACTGGGGCTGTATTGCGACCAAAACCAGCAGTGCGATCGCCTGGTTTACACCACTCGCCCAGACGGTAGTCAAACTCTAGAATTTGTGCCCGTTGAGCCGCGTGAACAAATAGATGACTAACCCATCAAGAATGTTTGCATGACAAAACTACTGCCTACTCTTTGGAAGAATCAATGACAGTACAACCTTTTGGCTCAACCCAAGCAGAACAATTCGCCGAGCGGCTGCTAACCATTCTCAACAGCGGAGCATTAACGCTCATGACCTCAATCGGGCATCGTACCGAACTGTTTGACACAATGGCAGAGTTGCCACCTTCCACCAGTCAAGCCATTGCCGATGCTGCCGGATTGAATGAACGCTACGTCCGAGAGTGGCTGGGCGCTATGGTGACAGGACAATTCGTTACCTATAACCCAATCGACAAAACCTACACTCTACCTGCGGAACATGCGGCTTGCCTCACCAGAGCTGCAACCTCCGACAACATTGCCCCCTTTGCCCAATATATTCCGCTGTTGGGCAGCGTGGAAGAACAAATCATTCACTGCTTCTACAATGGCGGCGGCGTTCCCTACTCCGAGTTCAAGCGGTTCCATGCGGTGATGGCAGAAGACAGCGGACAAACCACCGTTTCTGCCCTGTTTGACCATGTGCTGCCGCTGATTCCCGGACTCACCAATGCTCTGGAACAAGGGATTGCAGTCCTGGATTTGGGTTGTGGGAGTGGCTATGCGCTGAACAAACTGGCGCGTGCCTTTCCCAACAGTCAATTTACGGGATACGACTTCTCGGAGGAGGCGATCGCCCATGCTAAGGGAGAAGCCCAACTGCGAAAATTGAGCAACATTCAGTTTCAGGTGAAGGATGCTGCCACTCTGGATGAACGCGATCGCTACGACCTGATTACAACCTTCGATGCCATTCATGATCAGGCAAAACCTGATATTGTGCTGCGGAATATCTACCATGCGCTGCGATCGGATGGGGTTTATCTAATGCAGGATATCCATGCTGCATCGGATGTCGGTGGCAATCTGGATCATCCGGCTGCTCCGTTGCTCTACACGTTGTCCTGTATGCATTGTATGACCGTGTCGCTCGCCCATGGCGGCATGGGATTAGGCGCAATGTGGGGACAGGAGCAGGCACTACACATGCTCAAAGACGCAGGGTTTACCCAGGTTGAAGTCAAACGGCTGGCACACGACTTCCAAAACGATTACTACATCGTTCGCAAGAACTAAATGCAGAATTCACAGTACCATGTGCAAGCTTTGTGCCATTGCAGCGCGATTCAATCACTCTGATAGCGGAAATGTATTTGTCCTAAATCTCAATCAATTTGCGATCACCCTTGAAGACAAACCCCCTCAAACGAAACCATCCACTCTTGTTCCAAATTCTAATCAGGAGAACTCTGATGAAACTCACAACAAAGACCAGTGAATATCATCGGCTGGAATTTATGCTCAGTTCAAAACCGCAGACGCGATTTCAGCCATTGCAGTGGTTAAAGCAATTTGGAGATGTACTCATCGCAATTCTTGCTACAAATGAAGACCCTATTGTCAGACAAATTTGTACCAGATCCGGCGAAACCTACTGGAAAATCTATGACCCTATGAGCCATAGAGTCATTTATTGCAGCAGCGAAAACGAGGTGCGAGGTTGGTTCGATCGTCGCTACTATTCGCGGTAATTGCTGCCAGAAAGCCAAACCATGTCCCAGCGCGATTTTTATGATGCTGCCTCAAGAAGTTGACGGGAACGCCTGTTTGCAGCCCAGCCCAATCATTGATTGGCAACACCCGCACATTTTGAAACTAGCACAGGAGCTTTCATCCAAGTATTCCTCATCAGAGGCGATCGCCCAAGCTTGTTTTGAATGGGTGCGCGATCAGATTTACCACAGCGTGGATTACCAGATGAATCCCGTCACCTGTCGAGCATCCGATGTTTTGAAATACAAGACAGGCTACTGCTATGCCAAAAGCCATTTGTTAGCCGCGTTACTCAGAGCCAATGGCATTCCTGCTGGATTTTGCTACCAGCGATTGAGCATTGACGGTGAAGGTGCGCCCTACTGCCTGCACGGATTGAATGCCGTTTACTTGCCCAAAACAGGATGGTATCGGATTGATGCAAGGGGAAATCGATCGGACATCAACGCTCAGTTTACGCCTCCGATCGAGCAGTTAGCCTATTCCGCTCGACTGCCAGGAGAAGTTGATTCACAAACTATTTGGACAGAGCCGCTTCCACTCGTGGTATCAGCCCTGCAAGCTCATACCCAATGGGATGAAATGCTTGGTTATCTCCCAGACTTGCTTCTTGACCTCTAGCGATTCAAAAAACGATCGCGCTTCGTTCTAGGAATTCTTCGCTTTTTATTCTCTGGTACTGCTCTTGCTGTGATGCAGGTGCAGTGCTGGAACAGTGCGGGCAATTTTGCTGAATAAGAGTGCGATCGCCAAATCTATCTCAAACTACACCCAAAAGGAGAACTTTCCAATGGCACGCTTTGTTTCTGATGTAGAACCAAACAATAGTTTCAGCCAACCCAACAATATTGGCAATCCAATTGGTGGCATTGTCATTCAAAATGGCAATCTCAGCATCAATGATTTGTCTGATACCTATCTGATGATTGTCGATCGCCCCACCAAATTTGAAGCTCTGCTCACGCCCAAAACTGGCTCGATTCAAATGAAGCTGTTTGACGGCAACAATAAGGAATTATTACTGACTCGTAGTAGCTCAAGCGCACAACTCCTGGAATCTGAAAACTTACAGCCCGGAGCCTACTTTTTGCAAGCTTCAATTCCTGGAGGTCGCATTAGTCAGGGAAGTTATTCGCTGAGCATCAACGGCAACGCAGTGACTTCAGCACAAGCAAACTTTATCATTGAGCGGATTACAGCGATCGACAAATTTGATGGAGACGGTGATAAAGCTGACTTTTACGTCACTTTCATCGATGATGATGGTAATAGTCCTAATATCAAGACTCGTACCATTGAGAATAACGACGATGCTCGTCCTAACTTTGTAATTACAAGAAGTGTTCCAATTGATGAAAGGATTTATTTTGGAAGAATTCGAGTCG harbors:
- a CDS encoding transglutaminase-like domain-containing protein, whose product is MMLPQEVDGNACLQPSPIIDWQHPHILKLAQELSSKYSSSEAIAQACFEWVRDQIYHSVDYQMNPVTCRASDVLKYKTGYCYAKSHLLAALLRANGIPAGFCYQRLSIDGEGAPYCLHGLNAVYLPKTGWYRIDARGNRSDINAQFTPPIEQLAYSARLPGEVDSQTIWTEPLPLVVSALQAHTQWDEMLGYLPDLLLDL
- a CDS encoding class I SAM-dependent methyltransferase, which encodes MTVQPFGSTQAEQFAERLLTILNSGALTLMTSIGHRTELFDTMAELPPSTSQAIADAAGLNERYVREWLGAMVTGQFVTYNPIDKTYTLPAEHAACLTRAATSDNIAPFAQYIPLLGSVEEQIIHCFYNGGGVPYSEFKRFHAVMAEDSGQTTVSALFDHVLPLIPGLTNALEQGIAVLDLGCGSGYALNKLARAFPNSQFTGYDFSEEAIAHAKGEAQLRKLSNIQFQVKDAATLDERDRYDLITTFDAIHDQAKPDIVLRNIYHALRSDGVYLMQDIHAASDVGGNLDHPAAPLLYTLSCMHCMTVSLAHGGMGLGAMWGQEQALHMLKDAGFTQVEVKRLAHDFQNDYYIVRKN